The Inediibacterium massiliense genome includes the window AGCTTTGGTAATACATACATTAAAGGTATATAAAAGATTCCCTGCCTAGAAATTGACAATATAAATGCTCCTACAGCCTTTCCTAAAGCCTGATACAATACGGCATAAGTATTGACATATCCAAATAGTGGGAATAATAAACTTGCTGCTCTAAACGCTTTTATTCCTATATCTATAACTTCTTGATCTTTTGTAAATACAATCATACATCCTCTTGCAAAAACTATAAATAAAATAGATATACCACTAGCAGCTATAGTACTCCACTGAATAGATATTTTGACGGCTTCTTTTAATCTAGTAAAATTTTTAGCTCCATAACTATATCCTGCAACAGGCTGAAATCCTTGCCCAATTCCAAATACTATATAAAATCCTATAGACATAACTCTAAAGACAATACCCATAGCAGCTACGGCTGCATCTCCATAAGGTTTTGCTCCTAGATTCATAAAACCTAAAGCAAAGCTTGCCAATACTTGAGTTACAAAAATAGGAATACCTATTTTGAGTATTTCAAAAAACATATGAAAGGTTGGTTTGAAAAATCTAAATCCTAACTTTATATAGCTTTTCTTAGAATAATAATATCTTAAAAGAAAAATACAAGATATAAACTGTGATATGACTGTAGCAACTGCTGCACCTTTTATACCCATACCAAGTTGAAACATAAATATAGGATCTAGTATTATATTGATAATACCTCCTACACAGGTAGCAAGCATACTATATTTTGAATTTCCTTCTGCTCGAATAGTATTGCTCATGATTCCTGTTCCAATGGTAAAAATAGATCCCATGACTATTGTATAACCATATGCTTTAGCATAAGGCATTATGGTTTTAGTTGCCCCGTACATAAGTAAAAATTCATCTAAAAATATAATAGAAATCACAGTAAAAATTAAGCTGAATATACACCCAATGATTATAGTAGATGTTAGTGTTCTATCAGCTTCTTCTCTTTTCTTTTCTCCTAACAATCTTGATAGATAAGAAGCACCTCCTGCACCAAACATAACCCCTATCGCTCCAATAAACATAAATAGTGGGTATACTATAGATACAGCAGCAATAGCACTCGTATTGTTTAGCATACCTACAAACATAGTATCTACTATGTTATAAATAGCATTAATTAACATAGCTATAATTGCAGGTACAGATAACTTTAAAAGCACCTTTGATATACTTTCTTTCTCCATCATTTCTGTTGTAGATATTTTGTTTTGCATATTCTTTTTTGCCTAATGAAAGCCTAGAAAAGCTTAGACATTCCTCCCTCCATATTTTACATATTCATTTTTTAATTTTTATTATAATGCTAGGCTTTGATTTTTATAGGTTCTACAATTTGGAACCACTTGATAATATATCATGTTCTTTTGTTTTTGACAAATTAAATTATGAAGATCTCAATCGATCAAAATTTATTGCAAATCTTATATCCGTATATTATAATATATAGATAATAAGATAAAATATATTGAATCAGCAGAGGAGAATTTTCCATGCATACTTATAAAACAAATCCTGAAATTTTTGAAAAAAAATCAAAAATACTAAAAGCACTAGCACACCCTGTTAGACTTTGTATCGTGCTAAATCTCTACCATAATGGACCGATAAATGTAACTCATATGCAAAATTGTTTAGATAAACCACAATCCACTATATCTCAACATATATCCACTTTAAAAGCTGCAGATATTATTGTTGGAGAAAGAAAAGGTACAGAAATCTTATATTCTATTAAAAATGACGAAGTGAAAAAAATTCTT containing:
- a CDS encoding MATE family efflux transporter, which codes for MQNKISTTEMMEKESISKVLLKLSVPAIIAMLINAIYNIVDTMFVGMLNNTSAIAAVSIVYPLFMFIGAIGVMFGAGGASYLSRLLGEKKREEADRTLTSTIIIGCIFSLIFTVISIIFLDEFLLMYGATKTIMPYAKAYGYTIVMGSIFTIGTGIMSNTIRAEGNSKYSMLATCVGGIINIILDPIFMFQLGMGIKGAAVATVISQFISCIFLLRYYYSKKSYIKLGFRFFKPTFHMFFEILKIGIPIFVTQVLASFALGFMNLGAKPYGDAAVAAMGIVFRVMSIGFYIVFGIGQGFQPVAGYSYGAKNFTRLKEAVKISIQWSTIAASGISILFIVFARGCMIVFTKDQEVIDIGIKAFRAASLLFPLFGYVNTYAVLYQALGKAVGAFILSISRQGIFYIPLMYVLPKLMGLEGVIFCQTAADALAFIETFIMAIWLNKNLKQEIFSESNLGFKKEAA
- a CDS encoding ArsR/SmtB family transcription factor translates to MHTYKTNPEIFEKKSKILKALAHPVRLCIVLNLYHNGPINVTHMQNCLDKPQSTISQHISTLKAADIIVGERKGTEILYSIKNDEVKKILQALF